In one Candidatus Zixiibacteriota bacterium genomic region, the following are encoded:
- the fabD gene encoding ACP S-malonyltransferase, with protein MNNTALFFPGQASQYVGMGKDLHDYSADVRLLYEMASDEMGIDIARLSFEGPAEELKRTANTQPAILLHSLAVLTILREELPSFSFAAGHSLGEYGALAAAGALSNENAVRAVIKRAALMEQACIQNPGTMAAIIGLGNEQVEEVCRKASMSGIVVAANYNAASQVVISGTNAGVEAGIAFAKEAGAKRALKLEVGGAFHSPLMQPAVESLAAYLEGLKIDQAVRPVIANVTGRPVSEPTEIRQLLSQQVTAPVRWAQTMSYLAGTGVRSVIEIGPGKVLAGMARREMNLEQTINLDTLADVKAFTSVGSR; from the coding sequence GTGAATAACACAGCATTGTTTTTTCCGGGGCAGGCATCCCAATACGTTGGCATGGGCAAAGATCTTCACGACTATTCGGCCGATGTTCGGCTGTTGTACGAGATGGCATCAGATGAGATGGGGATTGACATAGCACGGCTGTCTTTCGAGGGACCAGCCGAGGAGCTGAAACGAACCGCCAACACGCAGCCGGCCATCTTGCTTCATTCGCTCGCGGTGCTGACCATCCTGCGTGAGGAGCTCCCGTCTTTTAGCTTTGCCGCCGGACATTCGCTCGGTGAATATGGTGCCCTGGCAGCGGCCGGAGCGCTCAGTAATGAAAACGCGGTTCGGGCAGTCATCAAGCGCGCGGCGTTGATGGAACAAGCCTGCATACAGAACCCGGGCACAATGGCTGCCATTATCGGTCTTGGCAATGAGCAAGTGGAAGAGGTGTGCAGGAAAGCCTCCATGTCAGGAATCGTCGTTGCCGCAAATTACAACGCGGCGAGTCAGGTTGTGATATCGGGCACCAACGCCGGGGTTGAGGCAGGCATAGCGTTCGCAAAAGAGGCTGGCGCCAAACGGGCGCTCAAGCTCGAAGTAGGCGGTGCGTTTCACTCGCCACTTATGCAGCCGGCCGTAGAATCGCTTGCCGCTTATCTTGAGGGGCTGAAGATCGATCAGGCGGTCCGCCCGGTCATAGCGAATGTCACGGGCCGGCCGGTCTCAGAACCCACCGAAATTCGGCAACTCCTGTCTCAGCAGGTCACAGCTCCCGTTCGCTGGGCACAGACCATGTCGTATCTCGCCGGAACGGGCGTCCGGAGCGTTATCGAAATCGGCCCTGGCAAGGTGCTGGCCGGTATGGCCCGGCGCGAAATGAATCTCGAACAGACCATCAATCTTGACACGCTGGCCGATGTCAAGGCGTTCACCTCGGTCGGCTCACGATAA
- the fabG gene encoding 3-oxoacyl-[acyl-carrier-protein] reductase: MDFSGKTALVTGSARGIGREIAEQFLRHGAQVVICDIDQASVDAALAQMGSSVFGVKADVTIAADVEAMFEQAMTRFGRVDIVVNNAGITRDTLMIRMDEKDWDLVLDINLKGAFLVSKAASRIMMKQRYGRIINISSVIGLVGNAGQANYAASKAGLIGLTKSAARELASRGITVNAVAPGFIETEMTKKLPEAARAALLQQVVVGRPGLPSDVAATVLFFASDEAAYVTGQVLAVDGGLAM; this comes from the coding sequence ATGGATTTTTCGGGAAAAACGGCACTGGTAACCGGATCGGCGCGCGGTATTGGCCGCGAGATTGCCGAGCAGTTCCTTCGACATGGCGCTCAAGTTGTCATTTGCGACATAGACCAGGCGTCGGTGGATGCCGCGCTGGCCCAGATGGGTTCTTCGGTGTTCGGTGTGAAGGCCGATGTCACCATCGCAGCCGATGTGGAAGCGATGTTCGAACAGGCTATGACCAGATTCGGCAGAGTGGATATCGTGGTCAATAATGCCGGGATCACCCGCGACACGCTCATGATCCGGATGGATGAAAAGGACTGGGACCTGGTGCTTGACATCAATCTGAAAGGGGCGTTTCTTGTCTCCAAGGCGGCCAGCCGCATCATGATGAAGCAGCGGTATGGGCGCATTATTAATATCAGTTCGGTGATCGGCTTGGTCGGCAACGCCGGGCAGGCCAATTATGCGGCATCGAAAGCAGGTCTGATCGGGCTGACCAAGTCGGCGGCTCGCGAGTTGGCGAGCCGGGGCATCACGGTGAATGCCGTTGCTCCCGGGTTCATTGAAACCGAAATGACCAAGAAGTTACCCGAAGCGGCGCGTGCAGCGTTGTTGCAGCAAGTGGTGGTGGGACGCCCGGGGCTGCCGTCTGATGTCGCCGCGACGGTTCTGTTTTTCGCCTCCGATGAGGCGGCATACGTCACCGGCCAGGTATTGGCGGTTGACGGCGGCTTGGCAATGTAG
- the acpP gene encoding acyl carrier protein produces MPSVEEKVKEIIVEQLGVEAGQVTESAKFVEDLGADSLDTVELVMALEEEFSLEIPDEDAEKIQSVGDAISYIKENTKKAGAN; encoded by the coding sequence ATGCCTTCAGTCGAAGAAAAAGTCAAGGAAATCATAGTCGAGCAGCTCGGTGTCGAAGCCGGTCAGGTGACGGAAAGCGCCAAGTTCGTGGAAGACCTTGGAGCCGATTCGCTTGATACCGTGGAGCTGGTGATGGCGCTCGAAGAGGAGTTCTCTCTGGAGATCCCGGACGAGGACGCCGAGAAGATCCAGTCGGTCGGTGACGCCATCAGTTACATCAAAGAAAACACCAAGAAGGCCGGCGCCAACTGA
- the fabF gene encoding beta-ketoacyl-ACP synthase II — protein sequence MKVRTVVTGFGAVTPLGNTVETLWENLLAGRSGVARVTRFNVDDYPTQIAAEVKGFDASPYIEKKELRRMDLAEQYAIVASEMAVKHAGLDLKSLDLDRCGVVIGSGIGGISTFEQQHSTLVTSGPGRVSPFFIPMMIIDMCAGLVSMRFGFRGANYATVSACASSAHAIADAYRIVQRGEADVMIAGGAEATITPTSMAGFCQARAMSTRNDEPEKASRPFDKGRDGFVMGEGSAIIILESHEHAVKRGSHIFGEILGAGMTADAYHMTAPHPEGHGARRAMQAALVDAGLKADQIDYINTHGTATDLGDIAETKAIKAVLGEHAYKIPCNSTKSLTGHLLGAAGAMEFITVLKSIEHELVHPTINLDEPDPECDLDYVPHVKRTWPVTYAMSNSFGFGGHNVTLLAGKVNGRM from the coding sequence ATGAAGGTGAGAACGGTCGTGACTGGCTTTGGCGCGGTAACCCCGTTGGGTAACACTGTTGAGACTCTGTGGGAGAATCTGCTTGCCGGTAGGTCCGGCGTGGCGCGGGTCACCCGGTTCAATGTCGACGACTACCCCACGCAGATAGCCGCCGAGGTCAAGGGATTCGACGCTTCACCGTACATTGAAAAGAAAGAGCTGCGACGCATGGACCTGGCCGAGCAGTACGCCATCGTGGCCAGCGAAATGGCGGTCAAGCATGCCGGTCTGGATCTGAAATCGCTCGATCTGGATCGCTGCGGCGTGGTGATCGGTTCCGGCATTGGCGGCATTTCCACCTTCGAGCAGCAGCACAGCACGCTGGTGACCTCGGGACCAGGTCGTGTCTCGCCATTCTTCATTCCCATGATGATCATCGACATGTGCGCCGGATTGGTCTCGATGCGGTTCGGTTTCCGGGGTGCCAATTATGCCACGGTTTCCGCCTGCGCTTCCTCAGCCCATGCCATTGCCGATGCCTACCGTATCGTGCAGCGGGGAGAGGCGGACGTCATGATCGCCGGCGGTGCCGAGGCGACCATTACCCCAACCTCTATGGCGGGATTCTGCCAGGCGCGGGCGATGTCCACGCGCAACGACGAGCCGGAGAAAGCGTCACGGCCTTTTGACAAAGGAAGAGACGGCTTTGTCATGGGTGAGGGCTCGGCTATCATCATCCTGGAATCGCATGAGCATGCGGTGAAACGAGGATCCCATATTTTTGGCGAGATTCTGGGCGCGGGCATGACGGCTGATGCGTACCACATGACAGCACCGCACCCGGAAGGGCATGGGGCAAGGCGCGCCATGCAGGCGGCACTCGTCGATGCCGGCCTGAAAGCGGATCAGATTGACTATATCAATACACACGGCACGGCAACCGACCTTGGCGATATCGCCGAGACCAAGGCGATCAAGGCGGTGCTCGGTGAGCATGCCTACAAGATACCGTGCAATTCCACCAAGTCGCTCACCGGCCATCTGCTGGGCGCGGCAGGGGCGATGGAGTTCATCACCGTGTTGAAGTCGATCGAACACGAGTTGGTACATCCGACCATCAATCTCGACGAGCCGGATCCGGAGTGCGATCTGGACTACGTGCCGCATGTCAAGCGGACTTGGCCGGTGACCTACGCAATGTCCAACTCTTTTGGTTTCGGGGGCCATAACGTCACGCTTCTGGCGGGCAAGGTCAACGGACGAATGTAA
- the rnc gene encoding ribonuclease III gives MKLWQTLKELWGELHDADTARLEDLQEIIGYHFRDVRTLQLGLTHRSYSRSNGQIIPSNERLEFLGDSVLGLVIAARLYDDYPDEGEGNLTKTKALLVNETTLAGIGRKLRINVYIRLSPEEERAGGRERPSIISDAFESIIGAVFLDGGLEPARDVVLRLIYTHKDHVVADSSQRNYKGELLELIQSRGNGAPRYDVVSEVGPDHDKVFHVVVTIGGEEAGKGSGSSKKEAEQRAACQALEYLEGRPS, from the coding sequence ATGAAACTCTGGCAGACTCTCAAAGAACTGTGGGGAGAGTTACACGACGCCGATACTGCGCGCCTGGAGGACCTTCAGGAGATCATTGGGTATCATTTCCGGGATGTGCGTACGCTACAGCTTGGTCTGACACATCGTTCATATTCACGTTCCAACGGCCAGATAATTCCTTCGAATGAACGGCTGGAATTCCTCGGCGATTCTGTACTGGGCCTCGTGATCGCGGCACGGCTTTACGACGATTACCCCGACGAAGGAGAAGGGAACCTCACCAAGACCAAAGCGCTCCTGGTCAACGAGACCACTCTGGCCGGGATTGGCCGGAAGCTGAGGATCAACGTCTATATTCGCCTTTCACCGGAAGAGGAGCGGGCGGGCGGGCGGGAGCGCCCATCCATTATCTCCGATGCGTTCGAATCGATCATCGGGGCCGTCTTTCTTGACGGCGGCCTGGAGCCGGCGCGCGATGTAGTGCTTCGGCTTATCTACACCCACAAGGATCACGTGGTGGCTGATTCCTCGCAACGGAACTACAAGGGGGAGCTGCTGGAGTTGATTCAATCCCGGGGGAATGGTGCGCCGCGCTACGACGTGGTCTCGGAGGTCGGGCCGGACCATGACAAGGTGTTCCATGTGGTGGTGACTATCGGTGGCGAAGAAGCAGGCAAAGGGAGCGGCTCGTCAAAAAAAGAAGCGGAGCAGCGCGCCGCCTGCCAGGCGCTGGAATATCTCGAAGGACGCCCATCCTGA
- a CDS encoding electron transfer flavoprotein subunit beta/FixA family protein, whose protein sequence is MNIVVLIKQVPEIALIKVDEAANQVVLPAGPGIVNPFDEYAVEEGLRLKEKHGGTCVVMSVGTERTESALRDCLALGVDDAYLLSDELFAGSDPQGIGRILAAGLKKLGTFDLILAGKQAIDSDSAQVPAAVAAHLDIPQSLFVKKFESVASDKVTVFRTTEDGYDVVEVMLPAVVSVVKEINEPRLPSLKGKMAAKKKTIIKWSASELGLNGEGIGVNSGTKTLKVSPPPPRTKGEMITGGSPEEIAENLFKKLRENQII, encoded by the coding sequence ATGAACATAGTCGTCTTGATAAAGCAGGTGCCGGAGATTGCACTTATCAAAGTTGATGAAGCGGCCAATCAGGTAGTGTTGCCGGCCGGGCCTGGGATTGTCAATCCATTTGATGAATATGCGGTCGAAGAGGGGCTTCGACTGAAAGAGAAGCATGGCGGCACCTGTGTTGTCATGTCGGTCGGGACGGAGCGGACCGAATCGGCGCTGCGCGATTGTCTCGCGCTCGGTGTCGACGACGCCTATCTGCTTTCCGACGAGCTTTTCGCTGGTTCCGACCCACAAGGTATCGGCCGAATCCTGGCGGCCGGGCTGAAAAAACTGGGGACATTCGACCTGATACTGGCCGGCAAACAGGCGATCGATTCCGATTCCGCCCAGGTGCCGGCAGCCGTGGCGGCACATCTGGATATCCCGCAGTCGCTGTTTGTGAAGAAATTCGAATCGGTCGCGTCCGATAAAGTGACGGTGTTTCGCACGACCGAAGACGGGTACGATGTTGTGGAGGTCATGCTTCCCGCCGTGGTCTCGGTGGTGAAAGAGATAAACGAGCCCAGGCTGCCATCGTTGAAAGGCAAAATGGCCGCCAAGAAGAAGACCATCATCAAGTGGTCGGCCTCGGAACTCGGGTTGAACGGCGAAGGTATCGGCGTCAATTCCGGCACGAAGACACTGAAAGTCTCTCCCCCGCCGCCACGGACCAAAGGAGAGATGATAACCGGCGGGTCGCCCGAAGAGATCGCCGAAAACCTGTTCAAGAAACTTCGAGAGAATCAGATCATCTGA
- a CDS encoding cupin domain-containing protein: MRIYRLDSTAEIVAGDGTRLRELLHPGRRYPFSGRYSLAHAVLPSGQRSRKHRLTGDEVYVILQGEGILHVDNESSPVSPMDVIEIPPGSIQWLENTGACELAFLCIVDPAWQVHDEKILE; the protein is encoded by the coding sequence ATGCGCATATACAGGTTGGACAGTACCGCAGAAATAGTCGCCGGTGACGGCACGCGTTTGCGTGAACTGCTACATCCGGGGCGCAGGTACCCGTTCTCCGGCCGATATTCGCTGGCACATGCGGTACTCCCAAGCGGCCAACGATCACGGAAGCACCGGTTGACCGGTGACGAAGTCTATGTAATTCTCCAGGGTGAGGGGATTCTGCATGTCGATAATGAGTCGTCGCCGGTGTCACCGATGGACGTGATTGAGATTCCGCCGGGCTCCATCCAATGGCTTGAGAACACGGGTGCATGTGAGTTGGCCTTTCTCTGTATTGTCGATCCAGCGTGGCAGGTACACGACGAAAAGATCCTGGAATAG
- a CDS encoding ABC transporter ATP-binding protein, with the protein MADRTQPHTSAGRFAVIFKYLRNYKGYLIFGGIAVILANGLQLINPYLTKLVFDRLEQKAPAGEIVKFAVAIVLLALFAGVFRFFMRRTIIWMSRWLEYNLRGELFDHLLKLSPSFYDRTRTGDIMARATNDLEAVRMMIGPGVMQIANTIVTVTVALSFMIYLSPKLTLYAMVPALVVPFLVNRLGNLVHKKFVKIQEHFSTLTAVAQENLAGVRVVKAYRQEPQEIEHFAGISSQYVRLNLDMARVYGVLFPLIIFIASLLNLSVLYFGGLEVMGGKIPLGTMVAFFAYLTMLFWPMMAGGWVVSLYQQGTASLDRINTILYTPPDIADDDRASYEQPMKGKIEFRNLRFGYNGQRVLDGITLTIEPGQTLGIVGPIGSGKTTLIALLTRLYPVERGELFIDGVDVNDWKLNALRRQVGCATQEPFLFSESIADNVRFGRVEANLSRVSATGETAALSKDIALFTDSYETIVGERGITLSGGQKQRTAIARALLIEPAIVILDDATSAVDTETEDEINERMKAALEHRTTLIISHRMSSVKEADIIIYLDNGRIVEQGDHDSLMRVDGYYADLYRAQLLAKELEKLQ; encoded by the coding sequence ATGGCTGACCGCACGCAACCACATACGTCCGCAGGACGATTTGCCGTTATTTTCAAGTATCTGCGTAACTACAAGGGGTACTTGATATTCGGCGGGATCGCGGTGATCCTGGCCAACGGCCTGCAACTTATCAACCCCTATTTGACTAAACTCGTCTTTGACCGGCTGGAACAGAAGGCTCCTGCCGGCGAGATTGTGAAGTTCGCTGTGGCTATCGTGCTGCTGGCGCTGTTTGCCGGAGTTTTCCGGTTCTTCATGCGGAGGACGATCATTTGGATGTCCCGCTGGCTGGAATACAATCTGAGGGGGGAACTGTTCGATCATCTGCTCAAGCTGTCGCCATCATTTTATGATCGAACCCGCACCGGCGATATCATGGCGCGCGCCACCAACGATCTCGAAGCGGTTCGCATGATGATCGGCCCGGGTGTGATGCAGATCGCCAACACGATTGTGACCGTGACCGTGGCCTTGTCGTTTATGATCTATCTGTCCCCCAAACTCACGCTGTATGCGATGGTGCCCGCACTCGTGGTGCCGTTTCTGGTGAACCGGTTGGGGAATCTCGTGCATAAGAAGTTCGTTAAGATACAGGAGCATTTCTCCACCCTCACGGCGGTGGCTCAGGAGAACCTGGCCGGTGTGCGGGTAGTGAAAGCGTACCGCCAGGAACCCCAGGAGATCGAGCATTTCGCGGGGATCTCTTCCCAATACGTTCGCCTCAATCTCGATATGGCACGGGTGTACGGCGTATTGTTCCCCCTGATTATCTTCATAGCCTCCCTGCTCAACTTGAGCGTGCTCTATTTCGGCGGACTTGAAGTTATGGGCGGGAAGATACCGTTGGGCACGATGGTGGCATTCTTCGCTTATCTCACGATGCTCTTCTGGCCTATGATGGCCGGCGGCTGGGTGGTGTCACTCTACCAGCAAGGGACAGCATCGCTGGATCGGATCAACACGATTCTGTACACGCCACCGGATATTGCCGATGATGACCGCGCCAGTTACGAACAACCGATGAAAGGGAAGATCGAGTTTCGCAATCTCCGGTTCGGCTACAACGGTCAACGTGTGCTTGATGGTATAACGCTGACAATCGAGCCAGGGCAAACACTCGGTATCGTGGGGCCGATCGGTTCGGGCAAGACGACGCTGATCGCGCTCCTGACCCGTCTCTATCCGGTCGAACGTGGGGAGCTGTTTATCGACGGGGTCGATGTCAACGACTGGAAACTGAACGCTCTGCGGCGGCAGGTCGGCTGCGCCACGCAGGAGCCGTTCCTCTTCTCGGAATCTATTGCCGACAACGTTCGGTTCGGACGAGTGGAAGCGAACCTGAGTCGCGTGTCGGCCACCGGTGAAACTGCCGCGCTGAGCAAGGATATCGCGTTATTCACCGATTCGTACGAGACGATTGTCGGCGAGCGGGGCATCACGCTCTCCGGCGGACAGAAGCAACGGACCGCGATCGCCCGTGCGCTGCTGATTGAGCCGGCAATCGTCATCCTCGACGACGCCACGTCGGCTGTGGATACCGAAACCGAAGACGAGATCAACGAGCGGATGAAAGCGGCACTGGAGCATCGCACGACGCTGATCATTTCGCACCGGATGAGCTCGGTCAAGGAAGCGGACATTATCATCTATCTGGACAACGGGCGAATAGTCGAGCAGGGGGATCACGATTCGTTGATGCGCGTGGACGGCTACTATGCCGACCTGTATCGGGCACAATTGCTGGCGAAAGAGCTGGAGAAGCTGCAGTGA